One part of the Anopheles merus strain MAF chromosome 3L, AmerM5.1, whole genome shotgun sequence genome encodes these proteins:
- the LOC121600468 gene encoding phospholipase B1, membrane-associated-like, with amino-acid sequence MQLSSSLSVLLVLLLLLCHENKFHRWKVNGAISAFQPTIFDNAQWRVIFHLYRNVTMMMAGRTGYKTSGKFLQKKIPESVAFPCDVAAGRSPEPPTSVHKLRPGDINVVAAIGDSVITASGASATSFLQLYTENRGLSWCIGGQWGWRNATTLPNILKMFNPKLVGYSYRDSYSFHWDSQFNNAEIGAVSKELPHMAAQMVTRIRTDRRVNFQKDWKLLTITIGGNDICAYVCTLQDPESLPLQHRRSLLKMLRYLRDHLPRTLVNIVSVPDVSTVVSIKKKPMMCWILHHAECPCWVGPLHNSTKESRARWARIQTQYRKVEEEVAMLDEFRGLDEFAVVHQPWTRNLSLMKGNEVDYTLLSYDCFHMSQKGHAQAAVAYWNNLLEPPGKKSTGWKPGIDGFRCPSKESPYIYTYDNS; translated from the exons ATGCAGCTCTCGTCATCGCTAAGCGTGctgctcgtgctgctgctgctgctgtgccacGAAAACAAATTCCACCGGTGGAAGGTGAACGGGGCGATCAGCGCCTTCCAGCCGACCATCTTCGACAATGCGCAGTGGCGCGTCATCTTTCACCTCTACCGGAACgtcacgatgatgatggccgGCCGGACCGGCTACAAGACGAGCGGCAAGTTTCTGCAGAAGAAAATCCCGGAAAGTGTGGCGTTCCCGTGCGATGTGGCGGCCGGCCGCAGCCCGGAACCACCGACCAGCGTGCACAAGCTGCGCCCCG GTGACATAAACGTGGTGGCCGCGATCGGCGATTCCGTCATCACGGCCAGCGGTGCATCGGCCACCAGCTTCCTGCAGCTGTACACCGAAAACCGGGGCCTGTCCTGGTGCATCGGTGGCCAGTGGGGTTGGCGCAACGCAACCACCCTGCCGAACATACTAAAGATGTTCAATCCGAAG CTCGTTGGATATTCGTACCGCGACTCGTACAGCTTCCACTGGGACTCGCAGTTTAACAACGCGGAGATCGGGGCCGTCTCCAAGGAGCTGCCGCACATGGCCGCCCAGATGGTGACGCGCATCCGCACGGACAGGCGCGTCaacttccagaaggactggaAGCTGCTGACGATCACGATCGGTGGCAACGATATCTGCGCGTACGTGTGCACCCTGCAGGATCCGGAGTCGCTCCCGCTGCAGCACCGCCGGTCGCTGCTAAAGATGCTGCGCTATCTGCGCGACCATTTGCCCCGCACGCTCGTCAACATCGTGTCCGTGCCGGACGTGTCGACGGTGGTGTCGATCAAGAAGAAGCCGATGATGTGCTGGATCCTGCACCATGCCGAGTGTCCGTGTTGGGTTGGTCCGCTGCACAACTCTACCAAAGAATCGAGAGCAAG ATGGGCTCGAATACAAACGCAGTACCGGAAGGTAGAGGAGGAAGTCGCCATGCTGGACGAGTTCCGGGGGCTCGATGAGTTCGCCGTCGTACATCAACCGTGGACGAGAAACCTTTCG CTCATGAAAGGAAATGAGGTCGACTACACACTACTCTCGTACGACTGCTTCCATATGAGTCAGAAAGGCCATGC acaagcGGCCGTTGCCTACTGGAACAATCTGCTGGAACCGCCGGGCAAGAAGAGTACGGGCTGGAAGCCGGGCATCGACGGCTTTCGCTGCCCTTCGAAGGAGTCCCCCTACATCTACACCTACGACAACAGCTAG
- the LOC121600494 gene encoding phospholipase B1, membrane-associated-like, protein MILRCSLACLLVLYLLPATYGGRTTIRQTRHVDVTDQRTLLDSAGMRPMFHFLRTWMFNIVGRTGQRTSGSFLQRRIPPEVPFPCNVTLGRSAKVPTSVHKLRPGDINVIAAMGDSLTAATGAAASGFIDLYQENRGLAWSIGGQWDWRNVTTLPNILKVFNPKLVGYSLGDAYPFHRDSQFNMAEIGAVSYDIPYMARAMVQRIRRDPRVDWKRDWKLVTIAIGGNDICSFVCTMRFPEELPAKHRLRLQRTLRYLRDSMPRTFVNLVSVPSVAKVVMLQRKPFACESLHHGECSCWIGKLYNQSEASRDRWARIQDEYIRVEKEVAESREFRGLDEFAVVYQPWSLNVTMKMNGKDIDYSLLSYDCFHMSQKGNAFAGTALWNNMLEPVGKKTPNWRPLLKNFKCPTKESPYLITYDNSGHS, encoded by the exons ATGATTCTGCGATGTTCGTTGGCGTGCCTGCTAGTGCTTTACCTCCTACCGGCGACGTATGGTGGCCGGACGACGATCCGGCAAACGCGTCACGTTGACGTTACCGACCAGCGGACACTGCTGGACAGTGCCGGGATGCGGCCGATGTTTCACTTTCTGCGCACGTGGATGTTCAACATCGTGGGACGGACGGGACAGCGCACGAGCGGGTCCTTTCTGCAGCGGCGCATTCCGCCCGAGGTGCCATTTCCGTGCAACGTCACGCTGGGCCGTAGTGCCAAGGTGCCGACGAGTGTACATAAGCTAAGGCCAG GAGACATCAACGTCATTGCAGCCATGGGCGACTCGCTGACCGCTGCCACCGGTGCAGCCGCGTCCGGCTTCATCGATCTGTACCAGGAAAACCGTGGCCTTGCGTGGAGCATCGGTGGCCAGTGGGACTGGCGCAACGTCACTACCCTGCCGAACATACTGAAGGTGTTTAACCCGAAG CTCGTCGGCTACTCGCTCGGCGATGCGTACCCGTTTCATCGGGACTCCCAGTTCAACATGGCCGAGATTGGGGCCGTTTCGTACGACATCCCGTACATGGCGCGTGCGATGGTGCAGCGCATACGGCGGGACCCGCGCGTCGACTGGAAGCGCGACTGGAAGCTGGTCACGATAGCGATCGGTGGCAACGACATCTGCTCGTTCGTGTGCACGATGCGCTTCCCGGAGGAGCTGCCGGCAAAGCACCGGTTGCGGCTCCAGCGCACGCTGCGCTACCTGCGCGACAGCATGCCGCGCACGTTCGTCAACCTGGTGTCGGTGCCGAGCGTGGCGAAGGTGGTGATGCTGCAGCGCAAACCGTTCGCCTGCGAGTCACTGCACCACGGCGAGTGCTCCTGCTGGATCGGCAAGCTGTACAATCAGAGCGAAGCGTCGCGGGACCGCTGGGCAAGGATACAGGACGAGTACATCCGGGTGGAGAAGGAGGTGGCCGAGTCACGGGAGTTCCGGGGGCTGGACGAGTTCGCGGTCGTCTATCAACCATGGTCGCTGAACGTGACG ATGAAAATGAATGGCAAGGACATTGATTACTCGCTTCTCTCGTATGATTGTTTTCATATGAGCCAGAAAGGAAACGC CTTCGCCGGTACCGCGCTGTGGAACAACATGCTCGAGCCCGTGGGGAAGAAAACTCCCAACTGGCGGCCCCTCTTGAAAAACTTCAAATGCCCCACCAAAGAGTCGCCTTACCTAATCACGTACGATAACAGTGGCCACAGCTAG